A genomic region of Pelodiscus sinensis isolate JC-2024 chromosome 1, ASM4963464v1, whole genome shotgun sequence contains the following coding sequences:
- the TRIOBP gene encoding TRIO and F-actin-binding protein isoform X3, whose protein sequence is MSDFEVNTPCENFEANVFAKSRCQNCFWAADAHQSSNQVPKEHAVEAPRDNTTSAPDPAGPWDPLCILAPQCELYMCVGFEDGRESWQESLAYTQFSSRAKGKHRGTNTSTDISTGTSTGTSTTLARNWEMTRLLDSILGSDKQDMMNYAVQRNEVQTGALQSDRPRWGQSISCGSRQRTESQSFMKEISPWKAEPSPVSQSPGGGWAKHQVESSYFSPERRKSDSSWVSSPSRGSRSTLPTHSDLVRTGGHLTSSVSSLDSGLHRHRSGDGEGRHGLVRQEYTMLADLPKPKRISHREAFEQERSSSRTRSPGRAEVERIFGYERRKTETLEAFQALEEGLVERLDGKTPLLAKERRLGRRQSSPTLYREGNKRLPQQLEQPGKGRGEALLSLSPDRRSERDRRSRMESMCHTSTDKCMDRERVPRQPSNPGKQIDSNWKSRRDSLHPTSPMKSSDNSWTGRGDYLHPVSPGKQAESNWKSPRDMHPVMSTERKWRGAKEPLHPMSVGKHTSERQSREEKPHPVSSRRYTESDQKSWSKSLGPMGPTKQPERDWRSQAEILRSRSPTRQPEGDWRSQAETRCPRSPTGKPERGWRSWEETLCPRSQTQRSEDNWRTQEESLCHMNPVQQLERDWRSQGECLYSVSKRHQPETTSKSPVSPSQWKESDWKSHEQSLHPRSKKQLENDRVKKENLLHQSHLAGGTPQPLHSASSSGNQDLYLNTNGQHDKPDLLNFKKGWMSILDELGEWKKHWFVLTDSSLRYYRDSNAEEADDLDGEIDLRSCTDVTEYAVQRNYGFQIHTKDSTFTLSAMTSGIRRNWIEALRKNVRPATAPDVTNCVSQKGSLRSEEQWPGLGSEVISKGGNRKADGPRHVFDYVELSPLNQGSPQRTRGSLKGISDRATKQEDLERDQALRFEERRKWFEAPDPGVLQGDSPAGALSWKACEQEPLGPALSEDQRSRLNEEIEKKWLELERLPLKESKRIPLMTLLNQSKGGHGDTREALEKEVQSLREQLESWRARSESLRDTGKSSGDVPLPQGFISQEACERSLAEMESLHQKVMSELQRHHQWELERLRQEKERLLAEEAAATAAAIEALKKVHKEELNKEVGRTRHVQLGGSGSEALRRQHHRSDVDSLKRELQVLSEQYSQKCLEIGDLTQKADEREQMLQRCQQEGKELLQQNQELQKCLSEEIQRLRTFIASQGTGDGALHNNERSSCELEVLLRVKENELQYLKKEVQCLKEELQMMQKDKRFASGKYQDVYVELNHIKLRSEREIEQLKEHLRLAMAALQEKETLCNSISE, encoded by the exons ATGTCAGATTTTGAGGTGAACACCCCCTGTGAGAACTTTGAAGCCAATGTGTTTGCCAAGAGTCGATGCCAGAATTGTTTTTGGGCAGCTGATGCTCACCAGTCCAGCAACCAG GTTCCAAAGGAACATGCTGTGGAAGCCCCACGTGATAATACCACTAGTGCACCAGACCCAGCTGGACCTTGGGACCCCCTGTGCATCTTAGCGCCCCAGTGTGAGCTGTACATGTGTGTGGGCTTTGAGGACGGAAGAGAGAG CTGGCAGGAGAGCTTGGCATATACCCAATTCAGCAGCAGAGCCAAGGGCAAGCACAGAGGAACCAACACCAGTACCGATATCAGCACCGGCACCAGTACGGGAACCAGCACCACGCTTGCCAGG AACTGGGAAATGACCAGGCTGCTGGACAGCATTTTGGGATCAGACAAACAAGACATGATGAACTATGCAGTCCAGAGGAACGAGGTGCAGACTGGAGCCCTGCAGTCAGACAGACCCAGATGGGGTCAGAGCATATCCTGTGGATCCCGGCAGAGAACAGAGTCTCAGAGCTTCATGAAAGAAATCTCCCCTTGGAAAGCAG agcccagccctgtAAGCCAGAGCCCTGGGGGTGGCTGGGCAAAGCATCAGGTGGAGAGCAGTTATTTCTCTCCAGAACGCCGGAAATCTGACTCCAGCTGGGTCTCTTCCCCTTCACGAGGCAGCCGTAGCACCTTGCCCACGCACAGTGACCTGGTAAGGACAGGTGGGCATCTCACTTCCTCCGTCAGCTCCTTGGACTCTGGCTTACATAGGCACAGGAGTGGCGACGGCGAGGGGCGACATGGCTTGGTGCGGCAGGAGTACACGATGCTGGCTGATCTGCCCAAGCCCAAGCGGATCAGCCACAGGGAGGCATTTGAACAGGAACGCAGCAGTTCCCGCACTCGGAGCCCAGGCCGGGCTGAGGTGGAACGGATCTTTGGATACGAGCGCAG GAAGACGGAGACACTGGAGGCGTTCCAGGCCTTGGAGGAGGGCCTTGTGGAGCGGCTGGATGGCAAGACCCCACTGCTGGCCAAAGAACGCCGATTAGGCCGGAGGCAGTCCAGCCCCACCCTATACAGAGAG GGAAACAAGAGGCTCccacagcagctggagcagcctggcaaAGGCCGAGGAGAAGCCCTGCTCTCACTGAGCCCAGATCGGCGGTCGGAGAGAGACCGGAGAAGCCGAATGGAATCCATGTGCCACACAAGTACTGATAAGTGCATGGACAGAGAAAGGGTGCCTCGTCAGCCCTCGAATCCTGGGAAACAGATCGACAGTAACTGGAAAAGCCGAAGGGATTCTCTGCACCCCACAAGCCCCATGAAAAGCTCAGATAACAGCTGGACTGGCCGCGGGGACTACCTGCATCCTGTGAGTCCTGGGAAGCAAGCAGAAAGCAACTGGAAGAGCCCAAGGGACATGCACCCAGTGATGAGCACTGAGAGAAAATGGAGGGGTGCAAAAGAGCCCCTGCACCCTATGAGTGTGGGGAAACACACGAGTGAACGACAGAGCCGAGAGGAGAAACCTCACCCTGTGAGTTCACGGAGATACACAGAGAGTGATCAGAAGAGCTGGAGCAAATCACTGGGCCCCATGGGTCCAACTAAGCAGCCAGAGCGGGACTGGAGGAGCCAGGCAGAGATCCTCCGTTCCAGGAGTCCAACCAGGCAGCCAGAGGGGGACTGGAGGAGCCAGGCAGAGACCCGGTGCCCTAGGAGCCCAACTGGGAAGCCAGAAAGAGGCTGGAGGAGCTGGGAAGAGACTCTGTGCCCCAGGAGTCAAACTCAAAGATCAGAGGATAACTGGAGGACCCAAGAGGAATCCTTATGCCACATGAATCCAGTGCAACAACTGGAAAGAGACTGGAGGAGCCAAGGAGAATGTTTGTACTCTGTGAGCAAAAGGCACCAACCAGAGACCACTTCGAAAAGCCCTGTGAGCCCCAGTCAATGGAAAGAAAGTGACTGGAAGAGCCATGAGCAGTCTCTACACCCACGCTCAAAGAAGCAATTGGAGAATGACAGGGTCAAAAAGGAGAACCTCTTGCATCAA TCCCATCTAGCTGGAGGCACACCCCAACCTCTCCACAGTGCCAGCTCCTCAGGAAACCAAGACCTTTATCTGAACACTAATGGGCAGCATGACAAG CCGGATCTCCTCAATTTCAAGAAGGGGTGGATGTCCATACTGGATGAGCTGGGAGAG TGGAAGAAACACTGGTTTGTGCTGACGGACTCAAGCCTGAGATATTACAGGGACTCCAACGCTGAGGAG GCTGATGACCTGGATGGGGAGATTGACCTGCGCTCCTGCACAGACGTGACGGAATATGCCGTGCAACGCAACTATGGCTTTCAGATACAC ACAAAGGACTCCACCTTCACCCTGTCAGCAATGACCTCTGGGATCCGGCGGAACTGGATCGAGGCGCTGAGGAAGAACGTGCGCCCAGCCACTGCACCAGATGTCACAAA CTGCGTGTCCCAGAAAGGATCCCTCCGATCAGAGGAGCAGTGGCCAGGCTTGGGGTCGGAGGTTATCTCCAAGGGCGGTAACCGGAAGGCAGATGGGCCGCGCCACGTCTTTGACTACGTGGAGCTGTCTCCCTTGAATCAGGGGTCCCCGCAACGGACAAGAGGCAGTTTGAAGGGGATCTCTGACCGAGCCACCAAGCAGGAGGACCTGGAACGGGACCAGGCTCTGCGCTTTGAGGAAAGGAGGAAGTGGTTTgaggctcctgaccctggggtccTGCAGGGTGACAGTCCAGCAGGGGCCCTCTCTTGGAAGGCGTGCGAGCAGGAGCCACTGGGGCCTGCCCTGTCCGAGGACCAGCGCAGTCGACTGAATGAAGAAATTGAGAAGAAGTGGCTGGAGCTGGAACGGCTGCCCCTGAAGGAGTCTAAGCGCATTCCCCTGATGACGCTCCTGAACCAGAGCAAGGGGGGCCATGGTGACACAAGGGAGGCTTTGGAGAAAGAG GTCCAGTCCCTGAGGGAACAACTGGAGTCGTGGCGTGCCCGGAGCGAGAGCCTTCGTGACACAGGAAAGTCCTCTGGAGATGTCCCTTTGCCCCAGGGCTTCATTTCCCAG GAGGCATGTGAGCGCAGCTTGGCGGAGATGGAATCTCTTCACCAGAAGGTCATGTCAGAGCTCCAGCGGCACcatcagtgggagctggagcggCTGCGGCAGGAGAAGGAGCGACTCCTggctgaggaggcagcagctaCGGCCGCAG CAATCGAAGCGCTGAAGAAAGTGCACAAGGAGGAGCTGAACAAGGAGGTGGGCAGGACACGCCATGTCCAGCTGGGCGGGTCAGGTTCAGAGGCTCTCCGGAGACAGCACCA CAGGTCGGATGTGGACTCTCTGAAGCGGGAGCTGCAGGTTCTCTCAGAGCAGTACTCCCAGAAGTGCCTGGAAATTGGTGACCTCACCCAGAAAGCAGATGAGCGGGAGCAGATGCTGCAGCGCTGCCAgcaagaggggaaggagctgctccagcagaaCCAG GAGTTGCAGAAGTGTCTATCTGAGGAGATCCAGAGGTTACG
- the TRIOBP gene encoding TRIO and F-actin-binding protein isoform X1, translated as MSDFEVNTPCENFEANVFAKSRCQNCFWAADAHQSSNQVPKEHAVEAPRDNTTSAPDPAGPWDPLCILAPQCELYMCVGFEDGRESWQESLAYTQFSSRAKGKHRGTNTSTDISTGTSTGTSTTLARNWEMTRLLDSILGSDKQDMMNYAVQRNEVQTGALQSDRPRWGQSISCGSRQRTESQSFMKEISPWKAEPSPVSQSPGGGWAKHQVESSYFSPERRKSDSSWVSSPSRGSRSTLPTHSDLVRTGGHLTSSVSSLDSGLHRHRSGDGEGRHGLVRQEYTMLADLPKPKRISHREAFEQERSSSRTRSPGRAEVERIFGYERRKTETLEAFQALEEGLVERLDGKTPLLAKERRLGRRQSSPTLYREGNKRLPQQLEQPGKGRGEALLSLSPDRRSERDRRSRMESMCHTSTDKCMDRERVPRQPSNPGKQIDSNWKSRRDSLHPTSPMKSSDNSWTGRGDYLHPVSPGKQAESNWKSPRDMHPVMSTERKWRGAKEPLHPMSVGKHTSERQSREEKPHPVSSRRYTESDQKSWSKSLGPMGPTKQPERDWRSQAEILRSRSPTRQPEGDWRSQAETRCPRSPTGKPERGWRSWEETLCPRSQTQRSEDNWRTQEESLCHMNPVQQLERDWRSQGECLYSVSKRHQPETTSKSPVSPSQWKESDWKSHEQSLHPRSKKQLENDRVKKENLLHQSHLAGGTPQPLHSASSSGNQDLYLNTNGQHDKPDLLNFKKGWMSILDELGEWKKHWFVLTDSSLRYYRDSNAEEADDLDGEIDLRSCTDVTEYAVQRNYGFQIHTKDSTFTLSAMTSGIRRNWIEALRKNVRPATAPDVTKLSDCNKENAFRSCVSQKGSLRSEEQWPGLGSEVISKGGNRKADGPRHVFDYVELSPLNQGSPQRTRGSLKGISDRATKQEDLERDQALRFEERRKWFEAPDPGVLQGDSPAGALSWKACEQEPLGPALSEDQRSRLNEEIEKKWLELERLPLKESKRIPLMTLLNQSKGGHGDTREALEKEVQSLREQLESWRARSESLRDTGKSSGDVPLPQGFISQEACERSLAEMESLHQKVMSELQRHHQWELERLRQEKERLLAEEAAATAAAIEALKKVHKEELNKEVGRTRHVQLGGSGSEALRRQHHRSDVDSLKRELQVLSEQYSQKCLEIGDLTQKADEREQMLQRCQQEGKELLQQNQELQKCLSEEIQRLRTFIASQGTGDGALHNNERSSCELEVLLRVKENELQYLKKEVQCLKEELQMMQKDKRFASGKYQDVYVELNHIKLRSEREIEQLKEHLRLAMAALQEKETLCNSISE; from the exons ATGTCAGATTTTGAGGTGAACACCCCCTGTGAGAACTTTGAAGCCAATGTGTTTGCCAAGAGTCGATGCCAGAATTGTTTTTGGGCAGCTGATGCTCACCAGTCCAGCAACCAG GTTCCAAAGGAACATGCTGTGGAAGCCCCACGTGATAATACCACTAGTGCACCAGACCCAGCTGGACCTTGGGACCCCCTGTGCATCTTAGCGCCCCAGTGTGAGCTGTACATGTGTGTGGGCTTTGAGGACGGAAGAGAGAG CTGGCAGGAGAGCTTGGCATATACCCAATTCAGCAGCAGAGCCAAGGGCAAGCACAGAGGAACCAACACCAGTACCGATATCAGCACCGGCACCAGTACGGGAACCAGCACCACGCTTGCCAGG AACTGGGAAATGACCAGGCTGCTGGACAGCATTTTGGGATCAGACAAACAAGACATGATGAACTATGCAGTCCAGAGGAACGAGGTGCAGACTGGAGCCCTGCAGTCAGACAGACCCAGATGGGGTCAGAGCATATCCTGTGGATCCCGGCAGAGAACAGAGTCTCAGAGCTTCATGAAAGAAATCTCCCCTTGGAAAGCAG agcccagccctgtAAGCCAGAGCCCTGGGGGTGGCTGGGCAAAGCATCAGGTGGAGAGCAGTTATTTCTCTCCAGAACGCCGGAAATCTGACTCCAGCTGGGTCTCTTCCCCTTCACGAGGCAGCCGTAGCACCTTGCCCACGCACAGTGACCTGGTAAGGACAGGTGGGCATCTCACTTCCTCCGTCAGCTCCTTGGACTCTGGCTTACATAGGCACAGGAGTGGCGACGGCGAGGGGCGACATGGCTTGGTGCGGCAGGAGTACACGATGCTGGCTGATCTGCCCAAGCCCAAGCGGATCAGCCACAGGGAGGCATTTGAACAGGAACGCAGCAGTTCCCGCACTCGGAGCCCAGGCCGGGCTGAGGTGGAACGGATCTTTGGATACGAGCGCAG GAAGACGGAGACACTGGAGGCGTTCCAGGCCTTGGAGGAGGGCCTTGTGGAGCGGCTGGATGGCAAGACCCCACTGCTGGCCAAAGAACGCCGATTAGGCCGGAGGCAGTCCAGCCCCACCCTATACAGAGAG GGAAACAAGAGGCTCccacagcagctggagcagcctggcaaAGGCCGAGGAGAAGCCCTGCTCTCACTGAGCCCAGATCGGCGGTCGGAGAGAGACCGGAGAAGCCGAATGGAATCCATGTGCCACACAAGTACTGATAAGTGCATGGACAGAGAAAGGGTGCCTCGTCAGCCCTCGAATCCTGGGAAACAGATCGACAGTAACTGGAAAAGCCGAAGGGATTCTCTGCACCCCACAAGCCCCATGAAAAGCTCAGATAACAGCTGGACTGGCCGCGGGGACTACCTGCATCCTGTGAGTCCTGGGAAGCAAGCAGAAAGCAACTGGAAGAGCCCAAGGGACATGCACCCAGTGATGAGCACTGAGAGAAAATGGAGGGGTGCAAAAGAGCCCCTGCACCCTATGAGTGTGGGGAAACACACGAGTGAACGACAGAGCCGAGAGGAGAAACCTCACCCTGTGAGTTCACGGAGATACACAGAGAGTGATCAGAAGAGCTGGAGCAAATCACTGGGCCCCATGGGTCCAACTAAGCAGCCAGAGCGGGACTGGAGGAGCCAGGCAGAGATCCTCCGTTCCAGGAGTCCAACCAGGCAGCCAGAGGGGGACTGGAGGAGCCAGGCAGAGACCCGGTGCCCTAGGAGCCCAACTGGGAAGCCAGAAAGAGGCTGGAGGAGCTGGGAAGAGACTCTGTGCCCCAGGAGTCAAACTCAAAGATCAGAGGATAACTGGAGGACCCAAGAGGAATCCTTATGCCACATGAATCCAGTGCAACAACTGGAAAGAGACTGGAGGAGCCAAGGAGAATGTTTGTACTCTGTGAGCAAAAGGCACCAACCAGAGACCACTTCGAAAAGCCCTGTGAGCCCCAGTCAATGGAAAGAAAGTGACTGGAAGAGCCATGAGCAGTCTCTACACCCACGCTCAAAGAAGCAATTGGAGAATGACAGGGTCAAAAAGGAGAACCTCTTGCATCAA TCCCATCTAGCTGGAGGCACACCCCAACCTCTCCACAGTGCCAGCTCCTCAGGAAACCAAGACCTTTATCTGAACACTAATGGGCAGCATGACAAG CCGGATCTCCTCAATTTCAAGAAGGGGTGGATGTCCATACTGGATGAGCTGGGAGAG TGGAAGAAACACTGGTTTGTGCTGACGGACTCAAGCCTGAGATATTACAGGGACTCCAACGCTGAGGAG GCTGATGACCTGGATGGGGAGATTGACCTGCGCTCCTGCACAGACGTGACGGAATATGCCGTGCAACGCAACTATGGCTTTCAGATACAC ACAAAGGACTCCACCTTCACCCTGTCAGCAATGACCTCTGGGATCCGGCGGAACTGGATCGAGGCGCTGAGGAAGAACGTGCGCCCAGCCACTGCACCAGATGTCACAAA GCTGTCTGACTGCAATAAGGAAAACGCCTTCCGCAGCTGCGTGTCCCAGAAAGGATCCCTCCGATCAGAGGAGCAGTGGCCAGGCTTGGGGTCGGAGGTTATCTCCAAGGGCGGTAACCGGAAGGCAGATGGGCCGCGCCACGTCTTTGACTACGTGGAGCTGTCTCCCTTGAATCAGGGGTCCCCGCAACGGACAAGAGGCAGTTTGAAGGGGATCTCTGACCGAGCCACCAAGCAGGAGGACCTGGAACGGGACCAGGCTCTGCGCTTTGAGGAAAGGAGGAAGTGGTTTgaggctcctgaccctggggtccTGCAGGGTGACAGTCCAGCAGGGGCCCTCTCTTGGAAGGCGTGCGAGCAGGAGCCACTGGGGCCTGCCCTGTCCGAGGACCAGCGCAGTCGACTGAATGAAGAAATTGAGAAGAAGTGGCTGGAGCTGGAACGGCTGCCCCTGAAGGAGTCTAAGCGCATTCCCCTGATGACGCTCCTGAACCAGAGCAAGGGGGGCCATGGTGACACAAGGGAGGCTTTGGAGAAAGAG GTCCAGTCCCTGAGGGAACAACTGGAGTCGTGGCGTGCCCGGAGCGAGAGCCTTCGTGACACAGGAAAGTCCTCTGGAGATGTCCCTTTGCCCCAGGGCTTCATTTCCCAG GAGGCATGTGAGCGCAGCTTGGCGGAGATGGAATCTCTTCACCAGAAGGTCATGTCAGAGCTCCAGCGGCACcatcagtgggagctggagcggCTGCGGCAGGAGAAGGAGCGACTCCTggctgaggaggcagcagctaCGGCCGCAG CAATCGAAGCGCTGAAGAAAGTGCACAAGGAGGAGCTGAACAAGGAGGTGGGCAGGACACGCCATGTCCAGCTGGGCGGGTCAGGTTCAGAGGCTCTCCGGAGACAGCACCA CAGGTCGGATGTGGACTCTCTGAAGCGGGAGCTGCAGGTTCTCTCAGAGCAGTACTCCCAGAAGTGCCTGGAAATTGGTGACCTCACCCAGAAAGCAGATGAGCGGGAGCAGATGCTGCAGCGCTGCCAgcaagaggggaaggagctgctccagcagaaCCAG GAGTTGCAGAAGTGTCTATCTGAGGAGATCCAGAGGTTACG
- the TRIOBP gene encoding TRIO and F-actin-binding protein isoform X2 — MSDFEVNTPCENFEANVFAKSRCQNCFWAADAHQSSNQVPKEHAVEAPRDNTTSAPDPAGPWDPLCILAPQCELYMCVGFEDGRESWQESLAYTQFSSRAKGKHRGTNTSTDISTGTSTGTSTTLARNWEMTRLLDSILGSDKQDMMNYAVQRNEVQTGALQSDRPRWGQSISCGSRQRTESQSFMKEISPWKAEPSPVSQSPGGGWAKHQVESSYFSPERRKSDSSWVSSPSRGSRSTLPTHSDLVRTGGHLTSSVSSLDSGLHRHRSGDGEGRHGLVRQEYTMLADLPKPKRISHREAFEQERSSSRTRSPGRAEVERIFGYERRKTETLEAFQALEEGLVERLDGKTPLLAKERRLGRRQSSPTLYREGNKRLPQQLEQPGKGRGEALLSLSPDRRSERDRRSRMESMCHTSTDKCMDRERVPRQPSNPGKQIDSNWKSRRDSLHPTSPMKSSDNSWTGRGDYLHPVSPGKQAESNWKSPRDMHPVMSTERKWRGAKEPLHPMSVGKHTSERQSREEKPHPVSSRRYTESDQKSWSKSLGPMGPTKQPERDWRSQAEILRSRSPTRQPEGDWRSQAETRCPRSPTGKPERGWRSWEETLCPRSQTQRSEDNWRTQEESLCHMNPVQQLERDWRSQGECLYSVSKRHQPETTSKSPVSPSQWKESDWKSHEQSLHPRSKKQLENDRVKKENLLHQSHLAGGTPQPLHSASSSGNQDLYLNTNGQHDKPDLLNFKKGWMSILDELGEWKKHWFVLTDSSLRYYRDSNAEEADDLDGEIDLRSCTDVTEYAVQRNYGFQIHTKDSTFTLSAMTSGIRRNWIEALRKNVRPATAPDVTKLSDCNKENAFRSCVSQKGSLRSEEQWPGLGSEVISKGGNRKADGPRHVFDYVELSPLNQGSPQRTRGSLKGISDRATKQEDLERDQALRFEERRKWFEAPDPGVLQGDSPAGALSWKACEQEPLGPALSEDQRSRLNEEIEKKWLELERLPLKESKRIPLMTLLNQSKGGHGDTREALEKEVQSLREQLESWRARSESLRDTGKSSGDVPLPQGFISQEACERSLAEMESLHQKVMSELQRHHQWELERLRQEKERLLAEEAAATAAAIEALKKVHKEELNKEVGRTRHVQLGGSGSEALRRQHQSDVDSLKRELQVLSEQYSQKCLEIGDLTQKADEREQMLQRCQQEGKELLQQNQELQKCLSEEIQRLRTFIASQGTGDGALHNNERSSCELEVLLRVKENELQYLKKEVQCLKEELQMMQKDKRFASGKYQDVYVELNHIKLRSEREIEQLKEHLRLAMAALQEKETLCNSISE; from the exons ATGTCAGATTTTGAGGTGAACACCCCCTGTGAGAACTTTGAAGCCAATGTGTTTGCCAAGAGTCGATGCCAGAATTGTTTTTGGGCAGCTGATGCTCACCAGTCCAGCAACCAG GTTCCAAAGGAACATGCTGTGGAAGCCCCACGTGATAATACCACTAGTGCACCAGACCCAGCTGGACCTTGGGACCCCCTGTGCATCTTAGCGCCCCAGTGTGAGCTGTACATGTGTGTGGGCTTTGAGGACGGAAGAGAGAG CTGGCAGGAGAGCTTGGCATATACCCAATTCAGCAGCAGAGCCAAGGGCAAGCACAGAGGAACCAACACCAGTACCGATATCAGCACCGGCACCAGTACGGGAACCAGCACCACGCTTGCCAGG AACTGGGAAATGACCAGGCTGCTGGACAGCATTTTGGGATCAGACAAACAAGACATGATGAACTATGCAGTCCAGAGGAACGAGGTGCAGACTGGAGCCCTGCAGTCAGACAGACCCAGATGGGGTCAGAGCATATCCTGTGGATCCCGGCAGAGAACAGAGTCTCAGAGCTTCATGAAAGAAATCTCCCCTTGGAAAGCAG agcccagccctgtAAGCCAGAGCCCTGGGGGTGGCTGGGCAAAGCATCAGGTGGAGAGCAGTTATTTCTCTCCAGAACGCCGGAAATCTGACTCCAGCTGGGTCTCTTCCCCTTCACGAGGCAGCCGTAGCACCTTGCCCACGCACAGTGACCTGGTAAGGACAGGTGGGCATCTCACTTCCTCCGTCAGCTCCTTGGACTCTGGCTTACATAGGCACAGGAGTGGCGACGGCGAGGGGCGACATGGCTTGGTGCGGCAGGAGTACACGATGCTGGCTGATCTGCCCAAGCCCAAGCGGATCAGCCACAGGGAGGCATTTGAACAGGAACGCAGCAGTTCCCGCACTCGGAGCCCAGGCCGGGCTGAGGTGGAACGGATCTTTGGATACGAGCGCAG GAAGACGGAGACACTGGAGGCGTTCCAGGCCTTGGAGGAGGGCCTTGTGGAGCGGCTGGATGGCAAGACCCCACTGCTGGCCAAAGAACGCCGATTAGGCCGGAGGCAGTCCAGCCCCACCCTATACAGAGAG GGAAACAAGAGGCTCccacagcagctggagcagcctggcaaAGGCCGAGGAGAAGCCCTGCTCTCACTGAGCCCAGATCGGCGGTCGGAGAGAGACCGGAGAAGCCGAATGGAATCCATGTGCCACACAAGTACTGATAAGTGCATGGACAGAGAAAGGGTGCCTCGTCAGCCCTCGAATCCTGGGAAACAGATCGACAGTAACTGGAAAAGCCGAAGGGATTCTCTGCACCCCACAAGCCCCATGAAAAGCTCAGATAACAGCTGGACTGGCCGCGGGGACTACCTGCATCCTGTGAGTCCTGGGAAGCAAGCAGAAAGCAACTGGAAGAGCCCAAGGGACATGCACCCAGTGATGAGCACTGAGAGAAAATGGAGGGGTGCAAAAGAGCCCCTGCACCCTATGAGTGTGGGGAAACACACGAGTGAACGACAGAGCCGAGAGGAGAAACCTCACCCTGTGAGTTCACGGAGATACACAGAGAGTGATCAGAAGAGCTGGAGCAAATCACTGGGCCCCATGGGTCCAACTAAGCAGCCAGAGCGGGACTGGAGGAGCCAGGCAGAGATCCTCCGTTCCAGGAGTCCAACCAGGCAGCCAGAGGGGGACTGGAGGAGCCAGGCAGAGACCCGGTGCCCTAGGAGCCCAACTGGGAAGCCAGAAAGAGGCTGGAGGAGCTGGGAAGAGACTCTGTGCCCCAGGAGTCAAACTCAAAGATCAGAGGATAACTGGAGGACCCAAGAGGAATCCTTATGCCACATGAATCCAGTGCAACAACTGGAAAGAGACTGGAGGAGCCAAGGAGAATGTTTGTACTCTGTGAGCAAAAGGCACCAACCAGAGACCACTTCGAAAAGCCCTGTGAGCCCCAGTCAATGGAAAGAAAGTGACTGGAAGAGCCATGAGCAGTCTCTACACCCACGCTCAAAGAAGCAATTGGAGAATGACAGGGTCAAAAAGGAGAACCTCTTGCATCAA TCCCATCTAGCTGGAGGCACACCCCAACCTCTCCACAGTGCCAGCTCCTCAGGAAACCAAGACCTTTATCTGAACACTAATGGGCAGCATGACAAG CCGGATCTCCTCAATTTCAAGAAGGGGTGGATGTCCATACTGGATGAGCTGGGAGAG TGGAAGAAACACTGGTTTGTGCTGACGGACTCAAGCCTGAGATATTACAGGGACTCCAACGCTGAGGAG GCTGATGACCTGGATGGGGAGATTGACCTGCGCTCCTGCACAGACGTGACGGAATATGCCGTGCAACGCAACTATGGCTTTCAGATACAC ACAAAGGACTCCACCTTCACCCTGTCAGCAATGACCTCTGGGATCCGGCGGAACTGGATCGAGGCGCTGAGGAAGAACGTGCGCCCAGCCACTGCACCAGATGTCACAAA GCTGTCTGACTGCAATAAGGAAAACGCCTTCCGCAGCTGCGTGTCCCAGAAAGGATCCCTCCGATCAGAGGAGCAGTGGCCAGGCTTGGGGTCGGAGGTTATCTCCAAGGGCGGTAACCGGAAGGCAGATGGGCCGCGCCACGTCTTTGACTACGTGGAGCTGTCTCCCTTGAATCAGGGGTCCCCGCAACGGACAAGAGGCAGTTTGAAGGGGATCTCTGACCGAGCCACCAAGCAGGAGGACCTGGAACGGGACCAGGCTCTGCGCTTTGAGGAAAGGAGGAAGTGGTTTgaggctcctgaccctggggtccTGCAGGGTGACAGTCCAGCAGGGGCCCTCTCTTGGAAGGCGTGCGAGCAGGAGCCACTGGGGCCTGCCCTGTCCGAGGACCAGCGCAGTCGACTGAATGAAGAAATTGAGAAGAAGTGGCTGGAGCTGGAACGGCTGCCCCTGAAGGAGTCTAAGCGCATTCCCCTGATGACGCTCCTGAACCAGAGCAAGGGGGGCCATGGTGACACAAGGGAGGCTTTGGAGAAAGAG GTCCAGTCCCTGAGGGAACAACTGGAGTCGTGGCGTGCCCGGAGCGAGAGCCTTCGTGACACAGGAAAGTCCTCTGGAGATGTCCCTTTGCCCCAGGGCTTCATTTCCCAG GAGGCATGTGAGCGCAGCTTGGCGGAGATGGAATCTCTTCACCAGAAGGTCATGTCAGAGCTCCAGCGGCACcatcagtgggagctggagcggCTGCGGCAGGAGAAGGAGCGACTCCTggctgaggaggcagcagctaCGGCCGCAG CAATCGAAGCGCTGAAGAAAGTGCACAAGGAGGAGCTGAACAAGGAGGTGGGCAGGACACGCCATGTCCAGCTGGGCGGGTCAGGTTCAGAGGCTCTCCGGAGACAGCACCA GTCGGATGTGGACTCTCTGAAGCGGGAGCTGCAGGTTCTCTCAGAGCAGTACTCCCAGAAGTGCCTGGAAATTGGTGACCTCACCCAGAAAGCAGATGAGCGGGAGCAGATGCTGCAGCGCTGCCAgcaagaggggaaggagctgctccagcagaaCCAG GAGTTGCAGAAGTGTCTATCTGAGGAGATCCAGAGGTTACG